The Devosia sp. genome segment TTGATGGCATCCTCAAGACCCTCGTCGAAGCTCTTGCGATTGGCGATCTTGGTCAGCGGGTCGAGCATGGATTCCCGGCGTACGTCGTCGAGGTCGCGCTGCAGGGCCGCAATGTCCTCGCGGGACGCCTCGAGCTTCATCTCCAGTGTGCGGTTGGTCTCCTGCATCCGGCGCGTTTCCAGCAACAGCTTGTCGGCCAGGCTCTTCATGGCAACGGCAGACATGGTGCGTTCGAGATCGCCGCTCGCCGACTGGAGAGAGCCGGAATAGGCATTTGCCGTCGTCATGGCGGTGTCGATGGCGTCATGCACGGCCTCGATCCGGGCATGCATGCGTTCGGACACGTTCGACATGCGGTCGTCGACATCCGATTTCAGAAATTCGTTGTAGAGCGTCTCGGCCAGGTCCGCGGATGGCGATCCGCCAGCGCGGAAGATCGCATTGATGCGGCTGTTGAGCGAAGGATTGACGCCCGTGGCATAGGTGTAGAGCAGTTCATAGAATTGAGGATAAGGCGGAATGCTGCTCCGCTTGAGCAGGTCGAAGGCTGCATTGGCATAGCCAAGCGCCCGCATGAATTCATGATCCGACACTGCTTCCCTCGCGCCCCGTTGCGCTGCTCCCCAGCGGACGATCCTCGCTCGCCCGGCGCCGAAGCGCCTCAATGCAACTCAAGCACAGCTTGCCGAGATTCGGTAGTTGCGCGCAGCAATATTCCACGCGCAATGACTAAGTCGTGCGGGTCGCTCGCAACAAGAAAGCCGGTATTGGGCCTGCATCGCCAAAGGGATTGCCCTTGGTGTCCACAGTGTCGGCCTGCTCTTTTGCCGCTTCGACTTCCGCCGGCTTGCGTGCACTTGTACGGCTCGGCTTTTCCTTGCGAGCGGCCGGCTTTGCCGGCTCTGCTGCGTCCGCCTCGGCCTTGCCACGTCGACGCGATGGCGCCTTCTTTGCTGGCTTTTCCTCGGCTACGGCCGCCGCAGGTGCCGCGGCATTGCCCGGCTCCAGCCAGTCGATCGGCTTCTGGATCAACTTGAGGATGGCTTCGAGATGCTTGGTGTCTGCAGACGACACCAGAGTATAGGCAACCCCCGAGCGTCCGGCACGGCCGGTGCGGCCAATGCGGTGCACATAGTCTTCGGCATGAACCGGCACGTCGAAGTTGAACACATGGCTCACCGCCGGAATATCGAGGCCGCGCGCGGCGACATCGCTGGCGACCAGCAAAGTGAGCTTGTTGGTCTTGAACGCATCCAGCGTTTCCATTCGGCTCTTCTGGTCCATGTCGCCATGCAGGGCGCCGGCGGAATATTTGTGGCGCTGCAGGGACCGGGCGAGGGTGGCCACGTCGCGCTTGCGGTTGCAGAAGATGATGGCGTTGGTCAGCCCCTCGGAGGCATCGATGCGCGCCCGCAGCGCCGCGCGCTTTTCATCGGGCTTGGACGAAACCTTGACCAGCTTCTGGTCGATGGTGTCGGCAGTCGAGGCGGCGCGGGACACCTGCACATGCACGGGGTCCTTGAGGAATTTCTTGGTCAGCCGTTCGATCTGTCCGTCCATGGTGGCCGAGAACAGCATGGTCTGGCGGCGCGGCGGCAGGCGCGACACGATCTTTTCGATATCGTCGA includes the following:
- a CDS encoding DEAD/DEAH box helicase, whose translation is MTDDFSGLGLSSKVTDAVAAAGYNKPTEIQAQAIPHLLQKKDLIGIAQTGTGKTASFVLPMLTLLEAGRARARMPRTLILEPTRELAAQVSENFEKYGKNHRLSMALIIGGVSFEDQNRKLDRGVDVLIATPGRLLDQFDRGKILLTGVEILVIDEADRMLDMGFIDDIEKIVSRLPPRRQTMLFSATMDGQIERLTKKFLKDPVHVQVSRAASTADTIDQKLVKVSSKPDEKRAALRARIDASEGLTNAIIFCNRKRDVATLARSLQRHKYSAGALHGDMDQKSRMETLDAFKTNKLTLLVASDVAARGLDIPAVSHVFNFDVPVHAEDYVHRIGRTGRAGRSGVAYTLVSSADTKHLEAILKLIQKPIDWLEPGNAAAPAAAVAEEKPAKKAPSRRRGKAEADAAEPAKPAARKEKPSRTSARKPAEVEAAKEQADTVDTKGNPFGDAGPIPAFLLRATRTT
- a CDS encoding GGDEF domain-containing protein translates to MSDHEFMRALGYANAAFDLLKRSSIPPYPQFYELLYTYATGVNPSLNSRINAIFRAGGSPSADLAETLYNEFLKSDVDDRMSNVSERMHARIEAVHDAIDTAMTTANAYSGSLQSASGDLERTMSAVAMKSLADKLLLETRRMQETNRTLEMKLEASREDIAALQRDLDDVRRESMLDPLTKIANRKSFDEGLEDAIKEFKETGAPLSLIMTDIDHFKTFNDTYGHQTGDQVLRLVAMTLKSNIKGKDIAARYGGEEFVAVLPSTDMEGAVIVAENIRKAIQAKELLKRSTNEKLGRITASFGVARFNASDTAVTFVERADRCLYAAKRAGRNRVITEDDLAAATKPTSGDVSAA